In Microcebus murinus isolate Inina chromosome 20, M.murinus_Inina_mat1.0, whole genome shotgun sequence, the following are encoded in one genomic region:
- the LOC105861246 gene encoding small ribosomal subunit protein eS6-like, whose translation MKLNISFPATGCQKLIEVDDERKLRTFYEKRMATEVAADALGEEWKGYGVRISGGNNKQGFPMTQGVLTHGRVRLLLSKGHSCYRPRRTGERKRKSVHGRIVDANLSVLNLVIVKKGEKDIPGLTDTTVPRRLGPQRASRMRKLFNLSKEDDVRQYVVRKPLNKEGKKPRTKAPKIQRLVTPRVLQHKRRRIALKKQCTKKNKEEAAEYAKLLAKRMKEAKEKRQEQIAKRRRLSSLRASTSKSEWSQK comes from the coding sequence ATGAAGCTGAATATCTCCTTCCCAGCCACTGGCTGCCAGAAACTCATTGAAGTGGACGATGAACGCAAACTTCGTACTTTCTATGAGAAGCGTATGGCCACGGAAGTTGCTGCCGACGCTCTGGGTGAAGAATGGAAGGGTTACGGGGTCCGAATCAGTGGTGGGAACAACAAGCAAGGTTTCCCCATGACGCAGGGAGTCTTGACCCATGGCCGTGTTCGCCTGCTACTGAGTAAGGGGCATTCCTGTTACAGACCAAggagaactggagaaagaaagcGCAAATCTGTTCATGGTCGTATTGTGGATGCCAACCTGAGTGTTCTCAACTTGGTTATtgtaaaaaaaggagagaaggatatCCCAGGACTGACTGATACTACAGTACCTCGTCGTCTGGGGCCCCAAAGAGCTAGCAGAATGCGCAAACTCTTCAATCTGTCTAAAGAAGATGATGTTCGCCagtatgttgtgaggaagcccttaaataaagaaggtaagaaaCCTAGGACCAAAGCACCCAAGATTCAGCGACTTGTAACTCCACGTGTCCTGCAACATAAACGCCGGCGTATTGCTCTGAAGAAGCAGTgcactaagaaaaataaggaagaggctgcagaataTGCTAAACTTTTGGCTAAGAGAATGAAGGAGGCCAAAGAAAAGCGCCAGGAACAGATTGCCAAGAGACGTAGGCTGTCCTCTCTGAGAGCATCTACTTCTAAGTCTGAGTGGagccaaaaataa